Proteins found in one Gigantopelta aegis isolate Gae_Host chromosome 12, Gae_host_genome, whole genome shotgun sequence genomic segment:
- the LOC121386464 gene encoding uncharacterized protein LOC121386464, with protein MGSGIEGQKTELKCMVNGTVQSGIQWNGPLNNETVSCNNLQTICMTSGKFIDRYTGVIDSPEQNTLIIESFNSTTDAGTWSCSDGVGAPLSYCNKTIESKQAKTSIDCMEPGIEGQKTELKCLITGIVWSGIRWVAPLNQEAVQCNYPQTICKTSEKFTDRYTGVIDSPQQYTLIIESFDPNTDAGTWTCYDGRGVQQSYCNKTSGKPDSESERMSGLGTGAISGIVIAVVLAVAIPTGWIVYKRKKHAKGEDGQNAQTSQNKNEFDKPGFSNIPI; from the exons ATGGGATCCGGAATTGAAGGGCAGAAGACAGAATTAAAGTGTATGGTAAATGGAACTGTACAGTCAGGAATACAGTGGAATGGACCACTTAATAATGAGACCGTCTCATGTAACAATCTACAGACGATATGTATGACGTCTGGAAAATTCATTGACCGCTACACCGGTGTGATCGATTCACCCGAACAAAACACGTTGATCATAGAGTCTTTCAATTCAACAACTGACGCTGGTACATGGTCGTGCTCTGATGGAGTGGGTGCCCCACTATCGTATTGTAACAAGACCATCGAAA gtaAACAAGCTAAAACATCCATTGACTGTATGGAGCCCGGAATCGAAGGCCAGAAGACCGAATTAAAGTGTTTGATAACTGGAATTGTATGGTCAGGAATACGGTGGGTTGCACCACTGAATCAAGAGGCAGTCCAATGTAACTATCCACAGACGATATGCAAAACGTCTGAGAAATTCACTGACCGCTACACCGGTGTGATCGATTCGCCCCAACAATACACGTTGATTATAGAGTCGTTCGATCCAAACACTGACGCTGGAACATGGACGTGCTATGATGGACGGGGTGTCCAACAATCATATTGCAACAAGACCAGCGGAA aacCTGACAGTGAGAGTGAGCGCATGTCTGGCTTAGGAACAGGTGCTATATCTGGAATTGTGATCGCTGTTGTGTTGGCTGTTGCTATACCCACGGGTTGGATAGTGTACAAGAG AAAGAAGCATGCCAAAGGTGAAGATGGGCAGAACGCACAAACGtcccaaaacaaaaatgaatttgACAAACCTGGCTTCTCAAATATCCCTATCTAG